The sequence below is a genomic window from Thalassobaculum sp. OXR-137.
TCTCGACGATTTCCACCGTCGCCTGATCGGTCACGCGGAGCCCGTCGATGAATTCGCTCTTGATGGCGAGCCGTTCCAGCATCTTGCCGATCTGCGGGCCGCCGCCATGCACCACGACCGGGTTCATGCCGACCTGCTGCAGCAGCACCATGTCGGCCGCGAACTTGAGCGCCAGGTCGTCGTCGCCCATGGCATGGCCGCCGTACTTGATGACGACGGTCTTGCCTGAGTATCGGCGCATGTAGGGAAGCGCCTCGGTCAGAATGCCCGCCTTCGACAGCCATTCGGCCCGCCGCTTAAGGTCGATCGGCTTGCTGGTCATGGCGCTCCTTCCCTCCACTGGACAACCGGGCACGAGAAAACCGGCCTGCGGTTATAGAGCGCTGCGCCCGTCAGGCAAAGTACCCCCGTGATCGGGGCGGGGATCGGGGGGCTCTCCTTCATCCCCGTCGTCATCCCGAACTGGTTTCGGGACCTGCGGGCGGGAATGCAGTTTGAGGTCCCGAAACGAGTTCGGGATGACGAAGAGGCGGGATCAGCTCGGATTGGCGAAGCGGGCCAGTTCGGCGCGCAGGGCGGGGATGCCGTCGCCCGTCTCGCTGCTGGTCGCCACCACGGTCGGATGGGCGGCCGGATGGCGTTTCAGAGCGGCGGAGGTCTTGTCGATCATCGCCGCCAGCTCGGCCGGCTTCACCTTGTCGGCCTTGGTCAGCACCACCTGATAGGACAGGGCCGCCCGGTCCAGCATGTCCATCGCCTCGACATCGAGCTCCTTCAGCCCGTGGCGGCCGTCGATCAGCATGCTGACCCGCTGCAGGGTCGGCCGGCCGCGCAGATAGGCGAAGAGCGTGTCGGTCCAGATCGCCTGTTTGGCCTTGGAGACCTTGGCATAGCCGTAGCCCGGCAGATCGACCAGCATCAGCCGGCCGCCCAGGTCGAAGAAGATGACCTCCTGGGTCCGGCCCGGGGTGTTCGACGTCCGGGCCAGGGTCTTGCGGCCGGTCAGCGCGTTGACCAGGCTCGACTTGCCCACGTTCGAGCGGCCGACGAAGGCGACTTCCGGCAGGGTTTCCGGCGGCAGCTGCGGAATCGTCGCAGACGCGGCGACGAACCCGCATTCCTGGGCGAACAGGATCCGGGCCGCTTCCAGCTCCGCCTGGGACGGAGCGTCGGGGTTTGCCGGATCGTTCACGACAGGGTGTTCTTCACGCCCATGCGCTTCATGATCACCCACTGCTGCAGGATCGACAGCAGGTTGTTCCAGGTCCAGTAGATCACCAGTCCGGCGGCGAAGCTGGAGAGCAGGAAGGTGAAGAGCAGCGGCAGGAACATGAACACCTTGGCCTGCACCGGGTCGGCCGGCTGCGGGTTGAGGCGCTGCTGCAGGTACATGGTCAGGCCCATCAGGATCGGCCAGGCGCCGATCATGAGCATGGCCGGCGGATCCCAGGGGATCAGGCCGAACAGGTTGAAGACCGTTGTCGGGTCGGGCGCCGACAGGTCACGGATCCAGCCGTAGAACGGCGAGTGCCGCATCTCGATGCTGACGAACAACACCTTGTAGAGCGAGAAGAACACCGGGATCTGCACCAGGATCGGCAGGCAGCCGGCGGCGGGATTGACCTTCTCCCGCTTGTACATCGCCATCATCTCCTCGTTGAGACGCTGGCGGTCGTCGCCGTATTTCTCGCGCATCTCCTGCAGCTTCGGCGTCAGCTCCTTCATCTTGGCCATGGACTTGTAGGACTTGTTGGCCAGCGGGAAGAAGATCAGCTTGATGACCACGGTCAGCGCCAGGATCGCCAGGCCGAAATTGCCCAGGATGCCGTGCAGCCAGGTCAGCACGATGAAGAACGGCTTGGTCAGGAAGTAGAACCAGCCGAAATCGATGGCGAGGTCGAAGCTCGGCGCGCCGATCTGCTCCTCGTACTTGTCCAGCAGGTCGAGACGCTTGGCGCCGGCGAAGAAATGCGAGGTGTTGGTGACCTCGCCGCCCGCGGCGATGGCGGTGGCGCCGCCGAGATAGTCGACCTGGAAGCGGTCGTTCTGGTTGCGGATGGAGTGGCGGAACTTGTAGTTCCACTCGGCCTTCTGATCCGGCACCAGGGCCGCCAGCCAGTACTTGTCGGTGATGCCGATCCAGCCGCCCGGCGACTTCGCGTCCTGGTCGCCGTCCTCCTGAAGCTCGCTGTAGTCGACCTCCTTGAGGGTCTCGTTGAACACGCCGAGCGGGCCTTCATGCAGGATGTAGAAGCCCGTGGTCTTCGGCAGGCCGCCGCGGCTGATCAGGCCGTAGGGGAACAGTTCCTGCGCCGCGTCGGAGCCGTTGGTCACCGTGTCGGTGATGGTGAACATGTAGCCGTCGTCGACGCCGATGGTGCGCTTGAAGGTCAGGCCCTGGGGGCTGGTCCAGGTGAGCGTGATCGGCGACCCGGGGGTCAGTTCGGTCGCGTCGGTCTCCCACTGGGTCTTCGGGCCCGGCAGCTCCAGATTGGCGCCGGGGGCCGCGACCCAGCCGAACTCGGCGTAGTACGGCCGCACGTAATTGGTCGGCTCCAGCAGGTGGATCGGGCCGCTCGCCGGATCCAGCGTGACCAGATAGTCGTCCAGCACGACGTCGTCGATGCGGGCGCCCACCAGCGAGATCGAGCCGTCGATGGTGGGGGTGTTGATCTCGATGCGCGGGGTCGCCGCCAGGGCCGCCGTGCGATCCGCCTCGCCGCTGGCCGCGATCGCCGGCGCGGAACCGGGGGTCGGCGCTGTCGTCTGGTCGGTCGAGGGCCTGGGGGTATCGGTGTCGAAGCCCGGCGTCGGGTCCGCGCCCTGCTCGACCGCCTGCTGCGACGGAGCGGTCGGGGTCCACCCGAACTCCGCGGCGAGGAACTGGAAACCGATCAGGATCACCACGGAGAGGGCGATCGCGATGATCATATTCTTCTGGTCGCTCATAGAACGCTTCCGTCGGTACTGGCGCGGGCGGTGCGGGCGCGGGTCGAGTCCGCCGGATAGGCGGTCATGGTCCGGGGGTCGCTCGCAGCGAGCGGCGGCACCGGATCGTAGCCGGCGCCTCCCCAGGGTTGGCATCTTGCGAAGCGTCTAAGGGCTAGGACGCCGCCGCGCAAGACCCCGTGTGTCTGAACCGCCTCCACCGCGTAGGCCGAGCAGCTCGGCGCATAGCGACAGGACCCGGCGAAAAACGGCGAAAGCGCGTATCGGTAGAGATAGACCGGGGCCAGGGCGGCGGTCCGCGCGAGCCTGCGGATCGGACCGGGTGCCATCATCGCCCCTTCTTTTCGATGCGGTCGAGGGCGCCTGCGAGATCGGCCAGGAGATCGTCGTAGGGCCGTCCGACGGTCGCCGCGCGGGCGATGAGCACGTAATCGTGACCCTGCAGGGCGCGGGCGGCGAGGACGTCGTTCACCGCGGCCCGCAGCCGGCGGCGCGCCCGGTTCCGCTTGACGGCATTGCCGACCTTCTTGCTGGCTGTATAGCCGACGCGCGCCGGTGCATCGCCATCCTCCCGCGCCCGCATCTGCAGAACGAGGCCGGGTGCGACCACCTTGCGCGCACGCGCAGCGGCCAGGAAATCCTTCCTGGCCGGCAATACGTCTAGTTTGGCGGAGCCCGACGCGCGCATGCCGTCATTCTCCAGCCCTGCGGGCGTAGACCGTAGAAGGGTCTACGCGGACAGGCGCTTGCGGCCTTTTGCCCGACGGGCGCGGATCACGTTGCGACCGCCGACCGTAGCCATGCGGGAGCGAAAGCCGTGGCGGCGCTTGCGGACGAGAACGCTCGGTTGATAAGTGCGCTTCACGGGAAGCCTCCGTCACGTCGTCTGAATGATGCTCGAACAGCGAGCGCGGGTGTATATAGGCTGCCATCCGC
It includes:
- the yihA gene encoding ribosome biogenesis GTP-binding protein YihA/YsxC, producing the protein MNDPANPDAPSQAELEAARILFAQECGFVAASATIPQLPPETLPEVAFVGRSNVGKSSLVNALTGRKTLARTSNTPGRTQEVIFFDLGGRLMLVDLPGYGYAKVSKAKQAIWTDTLFAYLRGRPTLQRVSMLIDGRHGLKELDVEAMDMLDRAALSYQVVLTKADKVKPAELAAMIDKTSAALKRHPAAHPTVVATSSETGDGIPALRAELARFANPS
- the yidC gene encoding membrane protein insertase YidC encodes the protein MSDQKNMIIAIALSVVILIGFQFLAAEFGWTPTAPSQQAVEQGADPTPGFDTDTPRPSTDQTTAPTPGSAPAIAASGEADRTAALAATPRIEINTPTIDGSISLVGARIDDVVLDDYLVTLDPASGPIHLLEPTNYVRPYYAEFGWVAAPGANLELPGPKTQWETDATELTPGSPITLTWTSPQGLTFKRTIGVDDGYMFTITDTVTNGSDAAQELFPYGLISRGGLPKTTGFYILHEGPLGVFNETLKEVDYSELQEDGDQDAKSPGGWIGITDKYWLAALVPDQKAEWNYKFRHSIRNQNDRFQVDYLGGATAIAAGGEVTNTSHFFAGAKRLDLLDKYEEQIGAPSFDLAIDFGWFYFLTKPFFIVLTWLHGILGNFGLAILALTVVIKLIFFPLANKSYKSMAKMKELTPKLQEMREKYGDDRQRLNEEMMAMYKREKVNPAAGCLPILVQIPVFFSLYKVLFVSIEMRHSPFYGWIRDLSAPDPTTVFNLFGLIPWDPPAMLMIGAWPILMGLTMYLQQRLNPQPADPVQAKVFMFLPLLFTFLLSSFAAGLVIYWTWNNLLSILQQWVIMKRMGVKNTLS
- the yidD gene encoding membrane protein insertion efficiency factor YidD → MMAPGPIRRLARTAALAPVYLYRYALSPFFAGSCRYAPSCSAYAVEAVQTHGVLRGGVLALRRFARCQPWGGAGYDPVPPLAASDPRTMTAYPADSTRARTARASTDGSVL
- the rnpA gene encoding ribonuclease P protein component, which codes for MRASGSAKLDVLPARKDFLAAARARKVVAPGLVLQMRAREDGDAPARVGYTASKKVGNAVKRNRARRRLRAAVNDVLAARALQGHDYVLIARAATVGRPYDDLLADLAGALDRIEKKGR
- the rpmH gene encoding 50S ribosomal protein L34 produces the protein MKRTYQPSVLVRKRRHGFRSRMATVGGRNVIRARRAKGRKRLSA